The nucleotide sequence ACATGGTTTGACTGAAGAATATGGAAATGTCATGACCTCTGTGTTAGCAATATCCACTAGCATAACAGTAGGAGAGTTGGAAGCACTGTTACTAGCTCATGAGAGCATGTTAGCAAggtttagaaaatctgaaacccTTATGCAAGTAAACATAGCTCAACACTCACAGTACACACAAGCTCAGTCCTATTCTCAGAACTTTGGAGGTAGAGAAAATTTTAGAGGTAACTCTCGTGGCAGAACAGGAAGAATGTCTCGAGGAGGCAGAAGAACAATGCAAGGAGATGGCAGGCCACAATGTCAGGTCTGTGATAAAATAGGACACACAGCCAAATTCTGCTGGTACAGATATGACAAAGAACAGTATGAAGATACCTACAATAACAATAATCAGATCACTCAGCCAAAGACAAACTATAGCAATGTGATAACAACTCCTTCAACTGTGCAAGATCCAAACTGGTACCCGGATTCAGGAGCTACACATCATGTCACTCATGATGTACAGAACCTGGTGGAGAAGGCAGAATACACAGGGAATGAGCAAGTTGTCATAGGAGATGGTTCAGGTTTACATATTCATCATGTTGGAAAAATGTGCTTTAACACTGATTTGAGTTCTAAATTGCTGCTTCTAACAAAACTGCTTCATgtaccaaaaatcacaaaaaatctgATGAGCGTATATCAATTCTGTTGTGATAACAGTGTTTTCTTTGAATTCCATGCTGATAAATGCTGTATTAAATCACAGGAAAGTAAAGAACTCCTCCTTCAAGGGAGTGTTGATAGAGGCTTGTATAAGTTTGGGGACATCACTACTGCACACACACCCTCAGTCTACATCTCTTCACTAACACAGTCAAATAAATTTCTGATTTGGCATGCAAGATTAGGTCATGCAAATCCAAGTGTAGTGTCAAAAGTACTTAAGTCTTGTAAATTCTCTTTTGTGCCTAATAAAGAAATTTGTGAAGCTTGTTGTATTGGAAAGTCACATTAATTGCCATTCTTACCCTCACAAATAGTGTATACATCACCATTAGATCTTGTCTATTCAGATATTTGGGGACCTGCACCCCTGCCAGATAGCAGTAAAAACTGGTACTTTGTGATCTTTATTGATGCTTTTTCAAAGTTTACTTGGCTTTACCTTATTAAATCTAGAGCTCAACTTAAATCAGTGTTTTGTAACTTCCAACAAATGATTGAATTGCAACTAAATACAAAGTTAAAAATGTTACAATCTGATAATGCAGCTGAGTATATTAGTTTGTCTAAATTCTTAAGAGAGAAAGGAGTGCAGCACAGGTTCTCCTGCCCTCACGTTCATCAGCAAAATGGATCAGCAGAAAGGAAGCACAGGCATATAGTGGAAATGGGGCTAACACTCTTGGCTGGTGCCTCCATGCCAACAAAATTCTGGGGTGAAGCTTTTAGTACTGCTGCAAGGTTGATCAATCTGCTGCCTACACCAGTTTTAGAAGGAGTGTCCCCCACAGAAAAGCTCTTTGGCAAAGCACCAACATATGAAGATCTCAGAGTCTTCGGTTGCCTTTGTTTCCCTCATCAACGACCCTATAACAGACATAAACTGGAGTTCAGATCCTCACCCTGTACATTCATTGGCTACAGCACAGCTCACAAGGGATACAAATGCCTCACCCAAGATGGAAAAATAATCATCACCCGAAATGTAGTCTTTGTTGAAGACAAGTTTC is from Arachis ipaensis cultivar K30076 chromosome B01, Araip1.1, whole genome shotgun sequence and encodes:
- the LOC110267213 gene encoding uncharacterized protein LOC110267213 codes for the protein MSNPFTTRMVGCTLTHQIWKRLEDHFASQIKAKVMQLKNKLSTIQIGTSVTEYVLSIKSTIDALASVGEPIKESDHVNAILHGLTEEYGNVMTSVLAISTSITVGELEALLLAHESMLARFRKSETLMQVNIAQHSQYTQAQSYSQNFGGRENFRGNSRGRTGRMSRGGRRTMQGDGRPQCQVCDKIGHTAKFCWYRYDKEQYEDTYNNNNQITQPKTNYSNVITTPSTVQDPNWYPDSGATHHVTHDVQNLVEKAEYTGNEQVVIGDGSGLHIHHVGKMCFNTDLSSKLLLLTKLLHESKELLLQGSVDRGLYKFGDITTAHTPSVYISSLTQSNKFLIWHARLGHANPSVVSKIFGDLHPCQIAVKTGTL